Proteins from a single region of Pangasianodon hypophthalmus isolate fPanHyp1 chromosome 7, fPanHyp1.pri, whole genome shotgun sequence:
- the sh3gl3b gene encoding endophilin-A3b, which translates to MSVAGLKKQFHKASQLLKEKISGVEGTKLDEDFIRMEKKTEITNKLIGDLVTKTTEYLQPNPAYRAKLSMLSKVSRIRGGVRPVGYPHTEGILGDCMLIYGAELGLESSFGSALVDTGQAMKQMAEVRDCMDVRVKRSFINPLQMLQEKELKEIAFHLKKLEGRRLDFDYKKSSKRRIAEAELKQALDKFEESRELAKRSMFNLLENDADQVRQLLGLIEASIDYHQQSRDILENLRSSLQNKITDTSNRPKREYKSKSNASTMCCTDTYGFSTSSSYDTEVTQELSEKSNCNSPRDQPCCRALFNFKPENERELGFKKGDTIILTNQVDENWYEGLLNGESGFFPVNYVEVLVPLPQ; encoded by the exons ATGTCCGTGGCGGGACTGAAGAAACAGTTTCACAAGGCAAGCCAG TTGCTCAAGGAAAAGATCAGTGGTGTTGAAGGAACAAAGCTGGATGAGGATTTCATCAGAATGGAAAAA AAAACTGAAATCACCAACAAGCTGATTGGTGACCTTGTTACAAAAACAACAGAGTATCTTCAGCCAAACCCAG CATATAGAGCAAAACTCAGCATGCTCAGTAAAGTGTCCAGGATCCGTGGAGGTGTAAGGCCGGTTGGATACCCACACACAGAAGGAATACTAGGGGACTGTATGTTAATCTACGGTGCTGAGCTCGGGCTGGAGTCTTCATTCG GTAGTGCACTGGTGGACACGGGACAGGCCATGAAGCAGATGGCTGAAGTAAGAGACTGCATGGATGTGCGTGTGAAACGCAGCTTTATCAATCCACTTCAGATGCTGCAGGAGAAAGAGCTTAAGGAAATTGCA TTCCATCTGAAAAAACTTGAGGGTCGCCGTTTAGATTTTGACTACAAGAAAAGTTCCAAAAGGAGGATTGCAGAGGCAGAACTTAAACAGGCATTAGACAAGTTTGAGGAATCCAGAGAGCTGGCAAAAAGGAGCATGTTCAACCTCTTAGAAAATGAT GCGGATCAAGTACGACAGCTGTTAGGCCTCATTGAAGCATCGATAGACTACCATCAGCAATCCCGTGACATTCTGGAGAACCTCAGAAGCAGTCTGCAGAACAA GATTACTGATACCAGCAACAGACCAAAGAGGGAGTACAAATCAAAGTCTAACGCAAGTACAATGTGCTGCACGGACACTTATGGGTTTTCCACAAGCTCATCTTATG acaCTGAGGTAACTCAAGAGCTGAGTGAAAAAA GCAACTGTAATTCTCCACGGGACCAGCCTTGCTGTCGGGCACTTTTCAACTTTAAGCCTGAAAATGAACGTGAGTTGGGCTTCAAGAAGGGCGACACCATTATTCTTACTAACCAGGTTGATGAGAACTGGTATGAAGGGCTGCTCAATGGGGAGTCTGGCTTTTTTCCTGTCAATTACGTTGAAGTCCTTGTACCACTGCCGCAATGA